Proteins from a single region of SAR202 cluster bacterium:
- a CDS encoding 2,4-dihydroxyhept-2-ene-1,7-dioic acid aldolase, whose protein sequence is MGKAPLLLRKLRAEPSVGYGAKPRSGVWGGAPGYYAPSLRARRKGARGREVGAASGPTRQSLRSTIPQNTHCRRFCYNVPHFSRRHAHMRKNNVLRDLIKAGKPTIGTHVFTAWPGMIEVIGHSGAMDYIEFSGQYAPYDLFALENIGRAVDLFDHMSAMMKLDQQPRTYLCERAVGSGFQNILFADLRSVDDARECIKAMRPETPQSKGFSGAKSTRDAGYVYPNFTLQEYVKKLDEGVLAIMVEKKGCVDNLDEILKLGTIDMVQFGPADYSMSIGLAGQYDHPEVKKAEKYTIETALKHGVRPRVEIRDWKQAEPYMKMGVKDFCIGTDVQIVYRYCKEQGGAMAKALGR, encoded by the coding sequence ATGGGGAAAGCCCCACTGCTCCTCCGGAAGCTGAGGGCGGAGCCCTCAGTGGGGTACGGGGCAAAGCCCCGAAGCGGGGTCTGGGGCGGAGCCCCAGGGTACTATGCCCCCTCTCTCCGTGCACGGAGAAAGGGGGCCAGGGGGAGAGAGGTCGGGGCGGCGTCCGGCCCAACGCGCCAGTCCCTCCGAAGCACGATTCCCCAAAACACGCACTGCCGCCGTTTTTGCTATAATGTGCCTCACTTCTCCCGGAGGCACGCCCACATGCGCAAAAACAACGTCCTTCGCGATCTCATAAAGGCTGGCAAGCCCACCATAGGCACCCACGTCTTCACCGCATGGCCCGGCATGATCGAGGTCATCGGTCACAGCGGCGCGATGGACTACATCGAGTTCTCCGGGCAGTACGCGCCGTACGACCTCTTCGCACTGGAGAACATCGGCCGCGCGGTGGACCTCTTCGACCACATGTCCGCGATGATGAAGCTGGACCAGCAGCCGCGCACGTACCTGTGCGAGCGCGCCGTAGGCTCCGGCTTCCAGAACATCCTCTTCGCCGATCTCCGGTCCGTCGACGACGCCCGCGAGTGCATAAAGGCGATGCGTCCGGAAACCCCGCAGTCGAAGGGCTTCTCCGGCGCCAAGAGCACGCGCGACGCCGGCTACGTCTACCCCAACTTCACACTGCAGGAGTACGTCAAGAAGCTGGACGAGGGCGTGCTGGCGATCATGGTGGAAAAGAAAGGTTGCGTGGACAACCTGGACGAAATACTCAAGCTCGGGACCATTGACATGGTGCAGTTCGGCCCAGCCGACTACTCCATGAGCATCGGCCTCGCCGGGCAGTACGACCACCCCGAAGTCAAGAAGGCTGAGAAATACACCATCGAGACCGCGCTGAAGCACGGCGTACGCCCCCGCGTTGAAATACGCGACTGGAAGCAGGCGGAGCCTTACATGAAGATGGGCGTCAAGG